A genome region from Thalassotalea euphylliae includes the following:
- a CDS encoding acyl-CoA dehydrogenase C-terminal domain-containing protein produces MAEYQVPLKDMSFILYDVLKADQLWQSLPALAETVDRDTADAILQECAKIAEQEVAPLLRVGDEEGVSFDSGKVTTATGYKEAFQTYVEGGWTALGGDPAYGGMGMPKMITGLHEEMLCSGDISFSLYPTLTAGAALSLAKHGSEELKEKYLTRMYAGDWTGSMCLTEAHSGTDLGMIRTKAIPQEDGSYRITGNKIFITAGEHDLAENIVHLVLAKLPDAPAGPRGISLFLVPKINVNDDGSLAEPNGVSCGSIEHKMGIHGSATCVMNFDDAQGFLVGEINKGLACMFTMMNYERIGVGIQGMAAAERSYQNAVEYAKERLQGRALTGAKSPEQPADSIMVHGDVRRMLLNMKALTEGSRALASYISMKLDISAYGEGETQKTSESLVALLTPIAKAFFTDLGLESTVTGQQVFGGHGFIREWGQEQLVRDTRITQIYEGTNGVQAMDLLARKVVASKGTLFQPFAEEVKAFVAENSQAELQEFVAPLAEALGDLESLTAHLIEQSQNDVNILGTAANDYLHVFGYTAMAYTWALQAKAALAKVDSGDDFYQSKIKTARYFFARLLPRRLSLIETARQSSEVLFDIEDELF; encoded by the coding sequence GTGGCTGAATATCAAGTACCGTTAAAAGACATGAGTTTTATTTTGTATGATGTGTTAAAAGCGGATCAGCTTTGGCAATCATTGCCAGCGCTTGCTGAAACCGTAGACCGCGATACTGCGGACGCCATCTTACAAGAGTGTGCAAAAATTGCTGAGCAAGAAGTTGCACCTTTACTTCGTGTTGGTGACGAAGAAGGCGTTAGCTTTGACAGTGGTAAAGTGACCACTGCAACTGGCTACAAAGAAGCATTTCAAACTTACGTTGAAGGTGGTTGGACAGCACTAGGCGGCGACCCAGCATACGGTGGTATGGGCATGCCGAAAATGATAACTGGCCTTCATGAAGAAATGTTGTGTTCAGGTGATATCTCTTTCTCTTTGTACCCAACATTAACTGCTGGTGCGGCGTTGTCATTAGCCAAGCACGGTAGCGAAGAATTAAAAGAAAAATACCTAACAAGAATGTACGCCGGTGATTGGACTGGTTCTATGTGTTTAACTGAAGCACATTCTGGTACTGACTTAGGTATGATTCGCACCAAAGCGATCCCGCAAGAAGATGGTAGCTACCGCATCACAGGTAACAAAATCTTTATCACTGCTGGTGAGCATGACTTAGCAGAAAACATTGTGCATTTAGTACTAGCTAAATTACCAGACGCGCCAGCTGGCCCACGTGGTATTTCGTTATTCCTAGTACCAAAAATTAATGTTAACGACGATGGCAGCTTAGCTGAGCCAAACGGCGTTAGCTGTGGCTCAATTGAGCACAAAATGGGTATTCACGGTTCGGCGACCTGTGTGATGAACTTTGACGACGCACAGGGCTTTTTAGTTGGTGAAATCAACAAGGGCTTGGCATGTATGTTCACTATGATGAACTACGAGCGTATTGGCGTTGGTATTCAAGGTATGGCCGCTGCTGAGCGTAGTTACCAAAATGCTGTTGAATACGCAAAAGAGCGATTACAAGGCCGTGCATTAACTGGTGCAAAATCACCAGAGCAACCAGCTGATTCAATTATGGTTCACGGCGACGTTCGCCGCATGTTATTGAACATGAAAGCATTAACTGAAGGTTCCCGTGCACTTGCTTCATACATTTCAATGAAGCTTGATATTTCTGCCTACGGTGAAGGTGAGACACAAAAGACAAGTGAGTCTTTAGTTGCTTTATTAACACCAATTGCTAAAGCCTTCTTTACTGACTTAGGTTTAGAATCAACGGTTACAGGTCAACAAGTATTCGGTGGTCATGGTTTCATTCGTGAATGGGGTCAAGAGCAGCTAGTTCGTGATACGCGAATTACACAGATTTATGAAGGTACTAACGGTGTTCAAGCAATGGACTTGTTAGCGCGTAAAGTCGTAGCTTCTAAAGGTACACTGTTTCAACCATTTGCTGAAGAAGTAAAAGCGTTTGTTGCTGAAAATTCACAAGCTGAACTGCAAGAGTTCGTTGCACCACTAGCTGAAGCATTGGGTGACTTAGAGTCGTTAACTGCACACCTTATCGAACAAAGCCAAAACGATGTTAATATCTTAGGTACGGCAGCAAATGATTACTTGCACGTATTTGGTTACACCGCAATGGCCTACACTTGGGCATTGCAAGCTAAAGCGGCATTAGCAAAAGTAGACAGTGGTGATGACTTCTACCAAAGCAAGATCAAAACAGCACGCTACTTCTTCGCTCGCTTGTTACCGCGTCGTTTGTCATTGATCGAAACCGCTCGTCAATCTAGCGAAGTGTTATTCGATATTGAAGACGAATTATTCTAA
- a CDS encoding tetratricopeptide repeat-containing diguanylate cyclase has translation MLSTLFISLHSHANDEDYQSKEYWQTLADRIKEDPNLVIEKALSLQQKFTQEHQSYNELQAMAVLSSALVATSQFDHAETVINEGLARVDKEGSSMLKMRFLREQILLTHERGQWQQVIILSSHALVLAEQENMPQMIAHFLHNRSRGLRASSQNQQALADMLAAYQIAKAHDMRLILAEIVNSIALVHQNLGQFDEAIHYFKEALTFIDSDKDKFGTSILLYNIGTLYIHKQDLAQAKEYLQQSLALSLTLNDEIGIAYVHSQLATIAYNTGDYQRALNHIEQSLPVFEQAKIYQSITLGKLNLAKVTLAQGDHQTALNMLLALENDIANLNNDTHSKGYLLALARSYQKSRLFQQASEQYEAAIAHIEQTASKNNKESLQKIQTQMNIQHEQQKTELLKKENELQKQRIAQQDLRQKLVYLVASTVVALILVILVILFQQIRSRRKFIRLALSDELTGAPNRRNIREKGAVMFSQAKTNATELAVAVIDLDNFKTINDNFGHEAGDNVLKAFYQSCKQSIRASDNIGRIGGEEWLLIMPAASEQNITDAFKRIRQTLSQQQIAGVPSTHPVTFSMGAAAIKPDDKKLDDMIRRADSAVYKAKAQGRDQLTLAAI, from the coding sequence ATGCTAAGCACCTTATTTATTAGCCTGCATAGCCATGCCAACGACGAAGATTACCAAAGTAAAGAATATTGGCAAACGCTGGCTGATCGCATTAAAGAAGATCCTAACCTCGTTATTGAAAAAGCGCTCAGTTTGCAACAAAAGTTTACACAAGAACATCAAAGCTACAACGAGCTGCAAGCGATGGCAGTATTGAGTAGCGCCTTAGTTGCAACCAGTCAATTTGATCACGCAGAAACGGTGATTAACGAAGGGCTGGCGCGCGTTGACAAAGAGGGCTCAAGCATGCTCAAAATGCGATTTCTGCGTGAACAAATCTTGCTTACCCATGAGCGTGGTCAGTGGCAACAGGTGATCATACTGTCATCTCACGCATTAGTACTTGCTGAGCAAGAAAACATGCCACAAATGATCGCTCACTTTCTTCACAATCGTTCGCGAGGATTAAGAGCGTCAAGCCAGAACCAACAAGCATTAGCAGACATGCTAGCGGCTTATCAAATTGCCAAAGCGCACGATATGAGGCTTATTTTAGCGGAAATCGTAAATAGCATTGCGTTAGTGCACCAAAATCTTGGTCAATTCGACGAAGCAATTCATTACTTTAAAGAGGCACTAACATTTATCGATTCCGACAAAGACAAATTTGGCACCTCTATTTTGCTTTATAACATCGGAACGCTATACATACATAAACAAGACCTAGCGCAAGCGAAAGAATATTTGCAACAAAGCTTAGCGTTGAGCTTAACTTTGAATGACGAAATAGGCATCGCTTACGTGCACAGTCAACTCGCCACTATTGCCTATAACACTGGCGACTACCAACGAGCATTAAATCATATTGAGCAATCACTACCGGTATTTGAACAAGCAAAAATTTACCAATCGATCACTTTAGGTAAATTAAATTTGGCTAAAGTAACGCTCGCACAAGGGGATCACCAAACGGCGCTAAATATGTTGCTCGCCCTTGAAAATGACATTGCTAACTTAAACAACGATACCCATAGCAAGGGCTATTTGCTTGCTTTAGCACGCAGTTACCAAAAAAGTAGGCTTTTTCAACAGGCATCTGAGCAGTACGAGGCTGCCATTGCTCATATTGAACAAACCGCTAGCAAAAATAACAAAGAGTCACTGCAGAAAATTCAAACGCAGATGAATATTCAGCACGAACAGCAGAAAACTGAATTGCTAAAAAAAGAAAATGAACTGCAAAAGCAACGTATTGCGCAGCAAGATTTGAGGCAAAAGCTAGTCTACCTTGTCGCCAGCACTGTCGTGGCGTTGATACTAGTGATTCTGGTGATTTTGTTTCAGCAAATTCGATCACGCCGCAAGTTTATTCGTTTAGCGCTAAGTGACGAACTGACTGGCGCCCCTAACCGCCGAAATATTCGAGAGAAAGGCGCAGTCATGTTTAGTCAAGCAAAAACAAATGCCACTGAGCTGGCGGTTGCAGTGATTGATTTGGATAACTTTAAAACCATTAATGATAATTTTGGTCATGAAGCAGGCGACAACGTGCTCAAAGCCTTCTATCAATCTTGCAAACAGAGTATCAGGGCATCGGACAACATAGGTAGAATTGGCGGCGAAGAATGGTTATTAATCATGCCAGCAGCTAGTGAACAAAACATCACAGATGCATTCAAGCGAATAAGACAGACATTAAGCCAACAACAAATTGCGGGTGTGCCATCAACTCACCCAGTGACATTTAGTATGGGAGCTGCTGCGATAAAACCTGATGATAAAAAGCTCGACGACATGATTAGGCGAGCTGACAGCGCAGTCTATAAAGCAAAAGCACAGGGCCGCGATCAACTGACCTTAGCTGCTATTTAA
- a CDS encoding ATP-binding protein, protein MNRNIPKVNLFSRYNLAVFVLFVLLSLFAIAVGVYRYYHELEHRLEHNQQELAEQAKILNHSLEQSQQSLLGLKQFAQYYLDHPEELFTTQPELVQQGDSYFLNSPSRDELTKRKRLRGNITGRGQISGFDQAMWQELAMANALTPGFVTASHNNPDATWFYYLSLNRFVSIFPWIGHQAWRYSDHMLNETFVWQVRQQNLAGEPFFWSEPYQDAAGQGLKAAIGTGVFLDGNFKGAIVIDVDLASLQQKLPTLKGERQGYVLINRVGSALVHRASDQREMTANSTWRDIVPDSLQTLPQVNLMSFKGDMVYRGWLLQKHYLAVNGWSLIQYQAYDDFTGQVKNRITFNITMFNCGLVAFLALVYVMTRKTFIKPATEFISHIEHCAQGSPGKVKPTKEWLPWFRLVENIFGENSSLLLQLKQQNAALDSRVAEKTQALIERSEEQKRAYVLLRSVINGIPEFIIFYDDQHLLTGCNKAFEHYIGSRETDLLGKNIHNLLLPPVQQALKNFSELPERESRIGYQDLIETSGDTYEVFCTRYFNEAGQPLGSIAILRDVSVQTAVQSTLQTAKEQAEQASQAKSQFLANMSHEIRTPINAIQGMIALLSNTRLSAFQQQYLTNAQSASSSLLHLIDELLDLAKIEAGKLRLNLEPAHFDGIVDRVLQLNTLVAHQKALTLAVDIDADVPAQVIVDEMRLTQVLTNLINNAIKFTHQGSVALSVTVAGKDEQNVLLKFAVTDTGIGIPSDKQARLFDAFVQADESMTREYGGSGLGLSISQQIIELFGGQIKVSSAPEQGSEFSFVIPLRLATTSTERVCSGISIISLGFELPASMKQSIASYHWQYYYAESLAQLKALKLGGRTVVLVSTDDKAQHASANDNLLAIEQACENIALIGLCQPIMATISPSITNQLSSLSSPYLLFDSPLYRHTLAKINNHLQHEKLVVIDTVSVPKHAQKEAVLPAAPEPVQDKTEVFQPEAIDLSSEANEQPANAPLAGTLVGVLVLLVEDNLVNQMVAQELLASMGAEVSVAENGRVALECLAQSHFDVVLMDIQMPEMDGLTTTRKIREQDKFKDLPIIAMTAHARSEDKSASLAAGMNLHIAKPVSAEDLCQSIIKVMQFSAVD, encoded by the coding sequence GTGAACCGAAACATCCCAAAAGTGAATTTGTTTAGTCGCTATAACCTAGCGGTATTTGTGCTGTTTGTTTTATTGTCATTGTTTGCCATTGCTGTCGGTGTATATCGCTATTATCACGAGCTTGAACACCGCCTTGAACATAATCAGCAGGAACTTGCTGAACAAGCCAAAATTCTTAACCACAGCCTTGAGCAAAGCCAGCAAAGTTTGCTTGGCTTGAAGCAGTTTGCACAATATTACCTAGACCACCCAGAAGAGCTTTTCACTACTCAGCCTGAGCTTGTCCAGCAAGGGGATAGCTATTTTCTGAACAGCCCATCACGTGATGAGCTAACAAAACGCAAACGCTTGCGCGGCAATATCACTGGGCGAGGCCAAATTAGTGGCTTTGATCAAGCCATGTGGCAAGAGCTGGCAATGGCAAATGCATTAACGCCGGGGTTTGTCACCGCAAGCCATAATAACCCAGATGCGACTTGGTTTTATTATCTATCCTTGAACCGTTTTGTCAGCATCTTTCCTTGGATTGGTCATCAAGCGTGGCGCTACTCTGACCACATGCTTAATGAAACTTTTGTTTGGCAAGTGCGCCAGCAAAATTTAGCTGGTGAGCCATTTTTCTGGTCAGAGCCTTACCAAGACGCTGCGGGTCAAGGGCTAAAAGCGGCAATCGGCACTGGGGTATTTCTTGATGGTAACTTTAAAGGCGCGATTGTTATTGATGTTGACCTTGCTAGCTTGCAGCAAAAGCTTCCAACACTGAAAGGTGAGCGGCAAGGCTATGTATTGATTAATCGCGTTGGTAGTGCGCTTGTTCATCGAGCCTCAGATCAAAGAGAGATGACTGCCAATAGCACATGGCGTGATATCGTTCCTGATAGCCTACAAACCTTACCTCAGGTGAATTTGATGAGTTTTAAAGGAGATATGGTTTATCGCGGTTGGTTACTACAAAAGCATTATTTAGCGGTAAACGGCTGGAGCTTAATTCAATATCAAGCGTATGATGATTTTACTGGGCAAGTGAAAAATCGTATCACTTTTAACATCACCATGTTTAACTGCGGGTTAGTGGCGTTTCTAGCTCTAGTTTATGTAATGACACGTAAAACCTTCATTAAACCTGCAACAGAGTTTATTAGCCATATTGAACATTGTGCACAGGGTAGCCCAGGTAAGGTGAAGCCGACAAAAGAATGGTTGCCATGGTTTCGTTTAGTCGAAAATATATTCGGTGAAAACAGCAGTTTATTATTGCAATTAAAGCAGCAAAACGCTGCACTGGACTCCCGTGTAGCCGAGAAAACACAAGCCTTAATTGAGCGTAGTGAAGAGCAAAAAAGGGCTTATGTATTGCTGCGTTCAGTGATTAATGGCATTCCTGAATTTATTATATTTTACGATGATCAGCACTTGCTAACGGGCTGTAACAAAGCTTTCGAGCACTATATCGGCAGCCGAGAAACAGACCTTCTTGGCAAGAATATTCACAACTTGTTATTACCACCGGTTCAACAAGCGCTGAAAAACTTCAGTGAACTACCGGAACGAGAAAGCCGCATTGGTTATCAAGATTTGATTGAAACAAGCGGTGATACCTATGAGGTTTTCTGTACTCGCTATTTTAATGAAGCGGGGCAACCGCTGGGTTCAATTGCTATTTTACGGGATGTTTCAGTACAAACCGCGGTGCAATCAACGTTACAAACAGCCAAAGAGCAAGCAGAGCAAGCGAGTCAGGCGAAAAGTCAATTTTTGGCCAATATGAGTCATGAAATCCGTACGCCAATAAATGCAATTCAAGGTATGATTGCGCTGTTATCAAACACTCGATTGAGTGCGTTCCAACAGCAATACTTGACCAATGCACAAAGTGCTTCCTCTTCCTTATTGCACTTAATCGATGAACTTTTAGATTTAGCCAAAATTGAAGCGGGCAAGCTCAGGTTGAACCTTGAACCAGCTCACTTTGATGGCATTGTTGATCGCGTTTTGCAGCTTAACACGTTAGTGGCACATCAAAAGGCATTAACGCTTGCTGTTGATATAGATGCTGATGTACCTGCTCAAGTTATCGTTGATGAAATGCGCTTAACTCAGGTACTAACCAACCTGATTAACAATGCTATCAAATTTACACATCAAGGCTCGGTTGCACTAAGTGTCACCGTTGCGGGCAAAGATGAGCAAAATGTACTGCTCAAGTTTGCGGTAACAGATACTGGCATAGGTATACCTTCAGACAAACAAGCTCGGTTATTTGACGCATTTGTCCAAGCAGATGAGTCAATGACTCGAGAGTACGGGGGTTCTGGCCTTGGACTATCAATTAGCCAACAAATAATTGAGTTGTTTGGCGGGCAAATCAAGGTCAGTTCGGCACCCGAGCAAGGCAGCGAGTTTAGCTTTGTTATCCCTTTGCGACTGGCTACAACGAGCACAGAAAGGGTGTGTTCAGGTATCAGCATTATCAGTTTGGGCTTTGAGCTACCAGCATCGATGAAACAATCTATTGCTAGCTATCATTGGCAGTACTATTACGCTGAAAGCTTGGCGCAATTAAAAGCGCTTAAGCTAGGCGGAAGGACAGTTGTCTTAGTAAGTACTGACGATAAGGCACAACACGCCTCAGCTAATGATAACCTGTTGGCAATTGAGCAGGCATGCGAAAATATTGCGCTTATTGGCTTATGCCAGCCCATTATGGCAACAATCTCACCGTCGATTACGAATCAATTGTCCAGCTTAAGTTCACCTTATTTATTGTTTGATAGTCCGCTTTATCGTCACACCTTAGCTAAGATAAATAATCATTTGCAGCACGAAAAATTAGTTGTCATTGATACCGTGTCAGTACCTAAACATGCGCAAAAAGAGGCTGTCTTACCCGCGGCACCTGAGCCAGTCCAAGACAAAACAGAGGTATTTCAGCCTGAGGCGATTGACTTATCAAGTGAAGCGAATGAGCAACCAGCGAATGCACCTTTGGCGGGCACATTAGTTGGTGTTTTGGTACTGCTGGTTGAAGATAACTTAGTGAACCAAATGGTTGCCCAAGAGTTATTGGCCTCCATGGGGGCAGAGGTGAGTGTTGCTGAGAATGGTCGAGTTGCACTTGAATGCTTGGCACAATCACATTTCGATGTAGTGTTAATGGACATTCAAATGCCCGAAATGGATGGCTTAACGACGACAAGAAAAATACGCGAGCAAGATAAGTTCAAAGACTTACCCATTATTGCGATGACGGCACACGCCAGATCTGAAGATAAAAGCGCAAGCTTAGCTGCGGGAATGAACTTACATATTGCTAAGCCGGTAAGTGCGGAAGACCTTTGCCAGAGTATTATAAAAGTAATGCAGTTTAGCGCGGTAGATTAG
- a CDS encoding glutathione S-transferase family protein — protein sequence MQLLGSSTSPYVRRIRALCLQYGLECQLDSIDIFSPEGREQLKEKNPVLKVPALIDDEQTIYDSRVIARYIMNKAGTRAFSWSQENLLTLVDAANDSLVTQLISIRSGIDINADNMFYGIQRERIADIYQVLDQEVLNGAFDHSHYPTICLYCLLDWAEFRELKTYRDYPGLSAFVAKYQSSQFFIDTDPRN from the coding sequence ATGCAGCTTCTCGGTTCTTCTACTTCTCCTTACGTCCGCCGAATTCGCGCACTTTGCTTGCAGTATGGGCTTGAATGCCAGCTTGATAGTATTGATATTTTTTCTCCTGAAGGGCGTGAACAACTCAAAGAAAAGAATCCGGTACTTAAAGTTCCTGCACTTATAGACGACGAGCAAACTATTTACGACTCACGTGTAATTGCCCGCTATATTATGAATAAGGCTGGAACTCGCGCTTTCTCTTGGTCACAAGAAAATTTACTCACCTTAGTTGATGCCGCCAATGACTCATTGGTGACGCAGCTGATTTCAATACGCTCTGGCATCGATATCAACGCTGATAATATGTTCTATGGAATTCAGCGCGAACGAATAGCCGATATTTATCAAGTACTGGATCAAGAAGTGCTAAACGGTGCATTTGATCACAGTCACTACCCAACCATTTGCCTCTATTGTTTGCTGGATTGGGCAGAGTTTAGAGAGCTAAAAACGTACCGGGACTACCCTGGGTTAAGCGCATTTGTGGCTAAATATCAGAGTAGCCAATTTTTTATTGATACAGACCCTCGCAATTAG
- a CDS encoding coniferyl aldehyde dehydrogenase, which translates to MSNVANLAEHQDNLAQLNNDFEVMTSNFKQTPYPSLQARKDVLLALKKSLIAHEQEIYDALKQDYGYRSEFDSLISDLLSTVMAVNYSLKNVKKWMKPSKRHAGLMLAPSTVKVHYQPLGVVGIITPWNFPIFLALSPAIQAIAAGNRVMIKMSEFTPHANQALRKVVSVVSDHISIIEGEADVGAAFSALPFDHLIFTGSTNVGRMVAKAAAENLTPITLEMGGKSPTIIDETANMNIAVDAVIVGKSTNSGQICVAPDYVFVPQSRELEFVETFVKRYREYHFETKNNNTQTHIVSDRQFARIERFLEDAKAEGANIHAVKERQEGDGRLIYPHLLTNVHDGMQVMKEEIFGSILPIKTYQNISEVISFINDRPRPLALYIMSKDAQKIDHILKNTHSGGVSINDTAMHVMADDAPFGGVGNSGIGHYHGHEGFLTFSKAKTVLHSKAWLPKNRFILKYRDVMFKALRGLFLR; encoded by the coding sequence ATGAGTAATGTTGCAAACCTTGCCGAGCATCAAGATAACCTAGCTCAGCTCAACAATGATTTTGAGGTGATGACCTCAAACTTTAAACAAACACCATACCCAAGTTTGCAAGCACGTAAAGATGTTTTGTTGGCACTTAAAAAATCATTAATTGCTCACGAGCAAGAGATTTACGATGCACTTAAGCAAGATTACGGTTACCGCAGCGAGTTTGACTCGTTAATTTCTGATTTACTGTCAACGGTTATGGCGGTGAATTACTCACTGAAAAACGTGAAGAAGTGGATGAAGCCTTCAAAGCGTCACGCTGGCTTAATGTTGGCGCCATCAACGGTTAAAGTACATTATCAACCACTTGGTGTGGTCGGTATTATCACGCCGTGGAACTTCCCAATTTTCCTTGCGCTTAGCCCAGCAATTCAAGCGATTGCAGCGGGTAACCGTGTGATGATTAAAATGAGTGAATTTACGCCTCACGCTAACCAAGCATTGCGTAAAGTCGTTTCTGTGGTCAGTGATCACATCAGCATTATCGAAGGTGAAGCAGATGTTGGTGCGGCATTCTCGGCATTACCATTCGACCATTTAATCTTCACCGGTTCAACGAATGTTGGCCGCATGGTGGCTAAAGCTGCTGCTGAGAACTTAACGCCGATCACTTTAGAGATGGGCGGTAAGTCACCGACGATCATTGATGAAACAGCCAATATGAATATTGCTGTAGACGCAGTAATTGTGGGTAAGTCAACGAACTCTGGCCAAATTTGTGTTGCTCCTGACTATGTATTTGTACCACAAAGCCGCGAGTTAGAGTTTGTTGAGACCTTTGTTAAGCGCTACCGCGAATATCACTTTGAGACTAAAAACAACAATACCCAAACGCATATTGTCAGTGATCGCCAATTTGCACGTATTGAACGCTTCCTAGAAGATGCGAAAGCTGAAGGTGCCAACATTCATGCCGTTAAAGAGCGACAAGAAGGTGATGGCCGTTTGATCTACCCGCACTTATTAACGAATGTGCATGATGGTATGCAGGTGATGAAGGAAGAGATCTTTGGTTCTATTTTGCCAATTAAAACGTACCAAAACATTAGTGAAGTCATAAGCTTTATTAACGACCGTCCACGTCCATTAGCGCTGTATATCATGTCTAAAGATGCACAGAAAATTGACCATATTTTGAAAAACACTCACAGTGGTGGTGTGTCAATTAATGATACGGCAATGCACGTAATGGCTGACGATGCCCCATTTGGTGGCGTAGGTAATTCAGGTATTGGTCACTATCATGGTCACGAAGGTTTCTTAACTTTCTCAAAAGCCAAAACAGTATTACATTCAAAAGCTTGGTTACCTAAAAACCGCTTTATCTTGAAATACCGTGACGTAATGTTTAAAGCATTGCGAGGCTTATTCTTAAGATAA
- a CDS encoding TetR/AcrR family transcriptional regulator, with protein MSAVLTKEQESARNILETFARYGVRKTSMEEIANAAGVSRQSIYKKFGSKTRCHEWTIDTYLSVMYGRIFAALTNEQQPPMQTLHQVFDIFIGDAIEIVSNPHGTEILDDVFQSEKCSGDDWPLRLKTRLAEFLARHNLVSREHADGIAFTLIAAGKGLLLEESSRDQFLKEMSIIIDSVVAVKN; from the coding sequence TTGTCTGCTGTACTTACTAAAGAACAAGAAAGTGCCAGAAATATTCTGGAAACATTTGCCCGTTATGGGGTTCGCAAAACATCGATGGAAGAAATTGCCAATGCAGCGGGAGTGTCTAGACAGTCAATTTATAAAAAGTTTGGCTCTAAAACACGTTGTCATGAATGGACAATAGATACGTATCTTTCGGTGATGTATGGCCGAATATTTGCGGCGTTAACCAATGAACAACAGCCTCCGATGCAAACCTTGCATCAAGTGTTTGACATATTTATTGGTGATGCGATTGAAATTGTTAGTAACCCACATGGCACTGAAATACTAGACGATGTATTTCAGTCAGAAAAGTGCTCAGGGGATGATTGGCCATTGCGTTTAAAAACGCGACTCGCTGAATTTTTAGCGCGCCATAATCTAGTATCCAGAGAGCATGCTGATGGTATCGCGTTTACTTTGATTGCCGCAGGCAAAGGATTGTTACTGGAAGAGTCTTCCCGTGACCAGTTTCTTAAGGAAATGAGCATTATTATCGACAGCGTTGTCGCTGTTAAAAATTAA